The following are encoded in a window of Penicillium oxalicum strain HP7-1 chromosome II, whole genome shotgun sequence genomic DNA:
- a CDS encoding 3'(2'),5'-bisphosphate nucleotidase produces the protein MSTHPYTTELHIASLAVQRAAVLTKKLLSEVDKGAFDKQDSSPVTIADFAAQASIIAAIHHNFPDDQIVGEEDSTALRENSALLERTWELATSVHLDDAASEALLYTPSSRDELLDLIDLGTKGACGPGRVWTLDPVDGTATFIKNQQYVVCLSLVEDGTQRVGVLGCPNLKIDEGPVSEETVDRDGNGLLLTAIAGHGAFIAPLGKGALHESRPLEKLPAVEETRDVRFVDTQAASSHNLDVHARVAKQLDCPWPNTVDVWSAQMRYVAIAVQGGCNAFIKVPREKNYRSKIWDHAGGMLLVQELGCVVTDLEGQPVNCGLGRTLGGCYGMVVAPASIHGRLLEAVKRARQS, from the coding sequence ATGAGCACGCACCCTTACACCACAGAATTACACATTGCCAGTCTGGCTGTCCAGCGAGCGGCGGTCTTGACGAAAAAGCTCCTCTCCGAAGTTGACAAGGGCGCATTTGACAAGCAAGATTCATCTCCCGTGACCATTGCCGACTTTGCAGCTCAGGCCTCGATCATTGCTGCCATCCATCACAATTTCCCAGACGACCAAATCGTCGGCGAGGAAGATTCGACCGCCTTGCGTGAGAACTCGGCCCTATTAGAACGGACATGGGAACTCGCGACGTCTGTCCATCTCGATGATGCCGCCAGTGAGGCGCTTCTTTACACCCCTAGCTCGCGGGACGAGCTCTTGGACTTGATCGACCTTGGTACGAAAGGCGCTTGCGGCCCCGGGCGTGTATGGACCCTCGACCCCGTCGATGGAACCGCTACGTTTATCAAAAATCAGCAGTACGTGGTGTGCCTATCGCTAGTGGAGGATGGAACACAGCGGGTGGGCGTGCTGGGGTGTCCCAATCTCAAGATTGACGAGGGACCGGTCTCTGAGGAGACGGTTGACCGGGACGGGAACGGGCTGCTTTTGACGGCGATTGCCGGGCATGGGGCGTTCATTGCACCCCTGGGAAAGGGCGCGTTGCATGAGTCTCGACCTTTGGAGAAATTACCTGCCGTGGAAGAGACGAGAGATGTGCGATTCGTGGACACGCAGGCGGCGTCCTCGCATAATCTTGATGTTCATGCGCGCGTCGCCAAGCAGCTGGACTGCCCATGGCCCAATACGGTGGATGTGTGGTCGGCACAGATGCGGTATGTGGCGATTGCAGTACAAGGCGGATGCAATGCCTTTATCAAAGTGCCGCGGGAGAAGAACTATCGATCAAAGATCTGGGATCATGCTGGAGGCATGCTGCTGGTTCAAGAGCTAGGCTGTGTGGTCACCGATTTAGAAGGACAACCTGTGAACTGTGGGTTGGGTCGGACGCTTGGAGGATGCTATGGTATGGTTGTGGCTCCCGCCTCGATTCATGGACGGCTTCTAGAAGCTGTTAAGAGGGCGCGGCAGTCATAG
- a CDS encoding Chitin synthase A has product MDRYPQSTYGDAPPAYLDPDAPFLSDPDSPHAAPRQNGATMRLLPTSVGHNSGDFDDVHRPASPVHYHPAYSDSTPTAHAPSYDDRYYNVPSAASPSRPASSIGNAPRMPAPTASLADTSVYPSIPPRTGSPVRPWSPGHVRPPSVSSVGYERADINGSPRPGTPSSRYGGSPRRPLPPAPLFSAPAPSAGPDSSIDIGDGLAGQDPFGGGGQTIHHTSRGSVRSFMSESTMLGDEKDDMAKVDLDDDIDDDEASMIDPNLHYGPAPDKQGRRGVRPTQMAQKEVQLINGELILECKIPTILHSFLPRRDEREFTHMRYTAVTSDPDEFTARGYKLRQQIGTTTRETELFICVTMYNEDEIGFTRTMHGIMRNISHFCSRTKSRTWGKDGWKKIVVCIISDGRKKVHPRTLNALAALGVYQEGIAKNIVNQKEVQAHVYEYTTQVSLDSDLKFKGAEKGIVPCQVIFCLKEHNKKKLNSHRWFFNAFGRALQPNICILLDVGTKPEPTALYHLWKAFDQDSSVAGAAGEIKAGIGKAGLGLLNPLVASQNFEYKMSNILDKPLESVFGYITVLPGALSAYRFFALQNDADGQGPLNQYFKGETLHGQDADVFTANMYLAEDRILCWELVAKREERWVLKFVKNAVGETDVPDSVPEFISQRRRWLNGAFFAAVYSIFNFKQIWKTDHSVARKILLHIEFVYQFLNLLFTYFGLANFYLAFYFIAGSLTDEKMDPFGHNMGKYIFIVLRYACVLIMCLQFIISLGNRPQGAKNLYLSGIIVYAVIMFYTVFCALYLVVKELMARVNAKADEIAVSDSLLLNIVISMLSTVGLYFYSSFLYLDPWHMFTSSAQYFLLMPSYICTLQVYAFCNTHDVTWGTKGDNVIHTDLGAAKTVNGNTVVIEMPSEQLDIDSGYDAALRNLRDRLEVPEAPVSESQMQEDYYRAVRTYMVSIWMVANVILGMAVSEVYGVDAGGTNIYLAIVLWSVAVLAAVRAIGSTVFAVLNVVHKIVEGKTKFDAGNMSNFAPSSFGGSAVGSSSDGRGSAPKPIRYSGGPSIKDRIAEARWSVGRTLGKAMFWRK; this is encoded by the exons ATGGATCGATACCCACAATCAACCTATGGCGATGCGCCTCCAGCGTATCTCGACCCCGATGCTCCATTCCTTTCTGATCCAGATTCCCCTCACGCGGCGCCTCGACAAAACGGCGCGACGATGCGACTGCTTCCAACGAGTGTTGGTCACAATAGCGGAGATTTCGACGATGTTCATCGCCCAGCGTCGCCGGTGCATTATCATCCCGCTTACTCTGATTCTACCCC AACCGCACATGCACCTTCGTACGACGACCGCTACTACAATGTCCCCAGTGCAGCGTCACCATCGCGTCCAGCTTCAAGCATCGGAAATGCACCCCGAATGCCGGCACCCACTGCCAGCTTAGCCGACACATCGGTGTACCCGTCCATCCCTCCACGCACAGGATCTCCAGTTCGCCCGTGGAGTCCTGGCCACGTTCGACCTCCTTCGGTCTCGAGTGTGGGCTACGAGCGCGCCGATATTAATGGAAGTCCTCGTCCCGGCACACCAAGCTCAAGATATGGAGGAAGTCCACGGAGACCTCTCCCCCCTGCGcctctcttctctgctcCAGCCCCCTCCGCAGGTCCGGACTCTAGCATCGATATTGGCGATGGTCTGGCAGGCCAGGACCCGTtcggtggcggtggtcaGACTATTCACCACACCTCCCGCGGCAGTGTTCGATCCTTCATGAGCGAGTCAACAATGCtaggagatgagaaggatGACATGGCCAAAGTGGACCTGGACGACGACattgacgatgacgaagcgAGCATGATCGATCCGAACCTGCACTACGGACCGGCTCCCGACAAACAGGGTCGACGTGGCGTGCGCCCGACGCAGATGGCGCAGAAGGAAGTCCAGTTGATCAACGGTGAACTGATCCTCGAGTGCAAGATCCCCACGATTCTCCACAGTTTCCTCCCCCGTCGAGATGAGCGTGAGTTCACGCACATGCGGTACACTGCAGTGACCTCTGACCCAGACGAGTTTACAGCTCGCGGGTACAAGCTGCGACAGCAGATTGGTACGACGACTCGCGAGACGGAATTGTTCATCTGTGTGACCATGTACAACGAGGACGAGATCGGTTTTACTCGAACCATGCACGGTATCATGCGCAATATCAGCCACTTCTGCTCGCGGACCAAATCTCGTACTTGGGGCAAAGatgggtggaagaagattgTGGTGTGCATCATCTCTGACGGCCGCAAAAAGGTGCACCCGCGAACTTTGAACGCGCTGGCCGCTCTGGGTGTGTACCAGGAAGGCATTGCGAAAAATATTGTCAATCAGAAGGAAGTGCAAGCCCACGTCTATGAATACACCACGCAGGTGTCACTTGACTCGGATCTGAAGTTCAAGGGTGCGGAGAAGGGCATTGTGCCCTGCCAAGTGATCTTCTGTCTCAAGGAGCACAACAAAAAGAAGCTGAACTCTCACCGATGGTTCTTCAATGCTTTCGGGCGCGCTCTGCAGCCCAACATTTGCATTCTGCTGGACGTCGGTACCAAGCCCGAACCTACCGCATTGTACCACCTATGGAAGGCCTTTGACCAGGATTCCAGCGTTGCTGGTGCGGCTGGCGAAATCAAAGCCGGTATCGGCAAAGCTGGCTTGGGGCTTTTGAACCCGCTCGTCGCCAGTCAAAACTTTGAGTACAAGATGtccaacatcctcgacaAGCCGCTTGAATCTGTGTTTGGATACATTACTGTGCTGCCTGGAGCCCTGAGTGCCTACCGTTTCTTTGCTCTGCAGAACGATGCCGATGGTCAAGGCCCCCTCAACCAGTACTTCAAGGGTGAGACGCTGCACGGTCAAGACGCGGATGTTTTCACCGCCAACATGTACCTGGCTGAAGATCGTATTCTTTGCTGGGAGCTCGTTGCTAagcgagaagagagatggGTGCTGAAGTTTGTCAAGAACGCCGTGGGAGAGACTGACGTGCCGGATTCGGTCCCCGAATTTATCTCACAGCGTCGACGATGGCTCAATGGTGCCTTCTTCGCGGCTGTTTACTCGATCTTTAATTTCAAGCAGATCTGGAAGACCGATCATTCGGTGGCGAGAAAGATCTTGCTTCATATCGAGTTTGTGTATCAGTTCCTCAATCTGTTGTTCACCTACTTTGGTCTG GCAAACTTTTATCTCGCTTTCTATTTCATCGCTGGCTCGCTCACCGACGAGAAAATGGATCCCTTCGGCCACAATATGGGCAAGTACATCTTCATCGTGCTTCGCTATGCTTGCGTCTTGATCATGTGCTTGCAATTTATCATCTCTCTCGGAAATCGTCCTCAAGG TGCCAAAAACCTCTATCTCTCAGGCATCATTGTCTATGCGGTGATCATGTTCTACACCGTGTTCTGCGCCTTGTATCTGGTGGTCAAAGAGCTCATGGCACGTGTGAACGCCAAGGCGGATGAAATCGCTGTCAGCGACTCCCTCCTGCTGAACATTGTCATATCCATGCTGTCCACCGTTGGACTGTACTTCTACAGTTCCTTCCTCTACCTTGATCCCTGGCACATGTTCACCTCGTCTGCGCAATACTTCTTGCTCATGCCGAGTTACATCTGCACCCTGCAAGTGTACGCATTCTGTAACACGCACGATGTGACATGGGGTACCAAAGGTGACAACGTCATCCACACTGATCTCGGTGCTGCCAAAACCGTCAACGGCAACACCGTCGTGATTGAGATGCCATCTGAACAGCTGGATATTGATAGTGGTTACGATGCGGCCCTCCGCAATCTCCGCGACCGCCTCGAGGTTCCCGAGGCCCCGGTCTCCGAGTCCCAGATGCAAGAAGATTACTACCGCGCTGTTCGGACGTACATGGTCTCTATTTGGATGGTGGCTAATGTCATCCTGGGTATGGCTGTCTCCGAGGTTTACGGTGTCGACGCCGGCGGCACGAATATCTATCTTGCGATTGTCCTGTGGTCCGTCGCCGTTCTAGCTGCGGTCCGTGCCATCGGTTCGACCGTGTTTGCCGTCTTGAATGTCGTTCACAAGATCGTGGAAGGCAAGACAAAGTTCGATGCGGGTAACATGTCCAACTTTGCACCTAGCTCGTTTGGTGGAAGTGCGGTTGGAAGCAGCTCAGATGGCCGCGGCAGTGCACCCAAGCCCATTCGCTACAGTGGTGGACCTAGCATCAAGGACCGCATTGCCGAAGCTCGGTGGTCGGTGGGTCGAACCTTGGGCAAGGCCATGTTCTGGCGAAAATAG